A stretch of the Candidatus Zixiibacteriota bacterium genome encodes the following:
- a CDS encoding PD-(D/E)XK nuclease family protein, with the protein MSRVKSDETFSGIKPQLHVSMLNMLAKCGIQFQRRYGERFGIWEKEEVIPPGIALLLGRNVHTVAEQDFLNKISTGELLSSEEIKDISRTAFESEWNEGVTLQEEEAIDQKKTYGEAVDRAVDLSLKYHSTLAPTVFPVEVEKKFVIELKGYPVDLAGRIDILEDDAVGDIKTMSKNEPSVMSPQMAMYATAFKMETGRFPSKVYHHKVIKTKTPKTDIEVLAPGPSWINPLYRRIERFIEILDAVRAGKQALMPADPQGWICTKRYCGYAITCKFWSGR; encoded by the coding sequence ATGTCAAGAGTAAAATCAGATGAGACCTTCTCGGGCATCAAGCCCCAGCTTCATGTCTCCATGCTCAACATGCTCGCCAAATGTGGCATTCAATTTCAGCGGCGATACGGAGAACGATTTGGCATATGGGAGAAGGAAGAGGTCATCCCGCCCGGAATAGCGCTTCTTCTTGGCAGAAATGTCCATACCGTAGCCGAGCAGGATTTCCTCAATAAAATCAGCACCGGAGAGCTGCTTTCTTCTGAGGAGATAAAAGATATAAGCCGAACCGCTTTTGAATCTGAATGGAATGAGGGAGTGACACTCCAGGAGGAAGAAGCTATCGACCAGAAAAAGACCTATGGTGAGGCGGTCGACCGGGCCGTGGACCTTTCTCTGAAATATCACAGCACTCTTGCCCCCACGGTTTTTCCGGTTGAGGTTGAGAAGAAGTTTGTGATCGAACTGAAGGGGTATCCGGTCGACTTGGCTGGGCGCATTGACATCCTCGAGGATGATGCTGTCGGAGACATTAAAACTATGAGCAAAAATGAGCCCTCGGTCATGTCTCCCCAGATGGCTATGTACGCGACAGCCTTCAAAATGGAGACGGGAAGATTCCCGTCTAAGGTCTATCATCACAAGGTCATCAAAACCAAGACTCCCAAGACCGATATTGAGGTCCTAGCCCCGGGGCCATCCTGGATTAATCCCCTCTACCGCCGGATAGAGAGATTTATCGAAATATTGGACGCCGTTCGGGCAGGAAAACAGGCTCTTATGCCGGCAGACCCCCAGGGATGGATTTGTACTAAGCGCTACTGCGGATATGCTATTACCTGCAAATTCTGGAGTGGCAGATAA